GGGTTTTTTCGGGCATTTTTTCGGCCATGAAGAATGGTAAGACGTGAGCAAGAGCTGTTACCGGCAAGTTCCCTATCTCTTGATGCGTTGGTTCGGCACTGCGTCCACAAGTTTGGTGCCGGTCTCAAAAGTTCGCATGCCTTCATGCCAATTTGTCCCACATCAACAACCCGTACACCAGTGGAATGTAGATCACCGAGGCATGCACCAGTCGCCGAGCCTGCGTCTTGGACCTGGACATGGCCGCCCACACCCCGCATTGCAGAAACACCAGCCCCAGGACGAGGGCTCCAAAGAAGTAAAGGGAGCCGGCCATGCCCAGCAGAGCAGGACTCAGGCTCACCGGAACCAGAACCAGCAAACACCCTACAATCTGGCGGAAGGTAGCGCGGCCCTGCGCATCCTCGACCGACAGCATCCGAATGCCACCCCGGGCGTAGTCTTCGCGGTAGATCCAGCCAATGGCAAGGAAGTGCGGGAACTGCCACAGAAACAGAATCGCGTAGAGAATCCACGCCTCAAGGCTGAGGTCACCGCGAGCCCCCGCCCACCCAATCAGCGGCGGCATGGCCCCCGGGAAAGCCCCAACGAGCGTGCAGAGGGTTGTTTTCTTCTTGAGCGGCGTGTAGAGAAAAAGGTAGCCGCTCAAGGTCAGGAAGGCCAGCAGGCTCGAGAGGAAGTTGACGAAGAGCGCGAGCTGGAACGCGCCGCCAGCCGCCAGCGCTACTCCAAACCAAAACGCTTGTCGCGGAGCAAGCCTTCCAGCAGGCAGCGGCCGGTTGGCGGTGCGACGCATCCTGGCGTCGGCGTCGCGCTCCATGAATTCATTGAGTGTCGCCGTTCCGGCGGCGACCAGAGCTGTCCCGATCAGCGTGTGAAGCAGCAGCAGAACCTTCCAGGCGCCCTGGGCCCCCAGGTAGAAGCCGACCGCAGTGGTGAAGACCACAAGGAAGTTGACCTCAGGCTTGGTCAGCTCCACGTAGTCCAGGAGGCGGAGCCGGCCTCCCGAAGCTTCGGGATGAGGGGCGGGTCGAACCAAGCTCAGATTGGCTTTGAGCCCTTGCATCACAGGCTTCATGGCGTGACCTT
The window above is part of the Candidatus Acidiferrales bacterium genome. Proteins encoded here:
- the cyoE gene encoding heme o synthase, producing MKPVMQGLKANLSLVRPAPHPEASGGRLRLLDYVELTKPEVNFLVVFTTAVGFYLGAQGAWKVLLLLHTLIGTALVAAGTATLNEFMERDADARMRRTANRPLPAGRLAPRQAFWFGVALAAGGAFQLALFVNFLSSLLAFLTLSGYLFLYTPLKKKTTLCTLVGAFPGAMPPLIGWAGARGDLSLEAWILYAILFLWQFPHFLAIGWIYREDYARGGIRMLSVEDAQGRATFRQIVGCLLVLVPVSLSPALLGMAGSLYFFGALVLGLVFLQCGVWAAMSRSKTQARRLVHASVIYIPLVYGLLMWDKLA